From the Candidatus Atribacteria bacterium ADurb.Bin276 genome, the window ACGCTAATTGTTACTGCGAAAATTGCCTTTTTATCCATAGTTTGGTGGGTTTATTGGAGTGATCTAATCAGCCGATCTAATCCAACGCTGACCTCGTTTTCAAAATGATAACGGATTATTTTTCTCTTTCCATTTTGGAGGGCATAATAATCCCCTAAGGCTTGAAATTTTATGAGTGCACCAAAACTCACCTGTGATTCCCAAGAACCAGCTTCATTAGGTATGGGAACATCAACATTCGGTTCTGAGGTAAACTGGATAAAATATCCATTTCCTGCATCTCCCTTATGAAGCTGACCAGTTGAATGCAAAAAACGAGGACCATATCCTACTGTAGTAGCAACTTGGAAGGAATCTCGAAGCACTGTACACAATCTTTGAAGTAAACATTCAGTTTCACGATTAGGATAAATATAAGCTTGAATGGCAATATAATCTCCAGGGTGACAGGGACTTAAAAAATTCCTCAAAGCTTCATAAGGATCATGAGCTTCAATGTCACCATACACAATCATCTCGTCCTGTTTTACCAATGGCCCAGGTTCGTCAATCGGAGATCCCTCAGAATACTTCTTAATAATCTGACGAGTTATTTTTTTGGAAATTTCAACGTTTGGTTGATTAAATGGATTAATCTCAAGACGATAACCGGCTACAGCAGTAGCTAATTCCCAGAGAAAAAACTGACCAGCAATATCATAATAATCCTTGAGTTCCAGATGTATTACCGGTTGTCCAGATAAAATTAAATTATTGATCTTTCCTATCCAGGACAATTCGGTCAAAGGGAGAGACATAACAATAAAGAGTCGGTCTTTAAAGTAAAACATGGGATCACCCAGAGATTCTTTGACAACCGGCAAGATCCCTTTTTTTTCTTTTCCAGTGCTCTCGGCTATGAGTTGCTCAACCCAGTCACCAAAGCTTTGAATATCCGGAGTGAGTATATAGGTCGCTTTATCTCTCCAGTTTTTTGCCATTTCCGCTAATAATACCCCTATAAATGCTGCAGGATTGTCTTTATAGGGAATATCTGGTTGGCATCTTTTCATCATGACTTGAGCTCTTTCTAATAAGAGGGAGATATCTATTCCAATCATAGCTGCTGGAACCAAA encodes:
- the pgi gene encoding Glucose-6-phosphate isomerase, which codes for MKKLMKNIHLQNYQGLIENALLEMENTQIMKRIWDHDFTVWKNSPEEISNRLAWLEIAQEITGEIKEINNFVNELLMEGYKQVILMGMGGSSLAPEVYRKTFGVKEGYLDLWILDSTDPGMIQSYTRRLDPHNTMFIVSTKSGGTIETLSFFKYFYTFLVDKLGKAEAGKHFILITDPESSLIEIAQTYHFRKTFLNNPNLGGRYSALSHFGLVPAAMIGIDISLLLERAQVMMKRCQPDIPYKDNPAAFIGVLLAEMAKNWRDKATYILTPDIQSFGDWVEQLIAESTGKEKKGILPVVKESLGDPMFYFKDRLFIVMSLPLTELSWIGKINNLILSGQPVIHLELKDYYDIAGQFFLWELATAVAGYRLEINPFNQPNVEISKKITRQIIKKYSEGSPIDEPGPLVKQDEMIVYGDIEAHDPYEALRNFLSPCHPGDYIAIQAYIYPNRETECLLQRLCTVLRDSFQVATTVGYGPRFLHSTGQLHKGDAGNGYFIQFTSEPNVDVPIPNEAGSWESQVSFGALIKFQALGDYYALQNGKRKIIRYHFENEVSVGLDRLIRSLQ